Within the Aspergillus luchuensis IFO 4308 DNA, chromosome 5, nearly complete sequence genome, the region GCAGCACTGCCTATGACGGACTTCCACCGCCGCAGCTTGCATCAACAACCATTCGCGCCCATCCCTGTTCGGAACATCGAGTCGACGGTACCCCCATGGCTACCGACTATGGTGAATTACCAGGAAACTGAAGTCATCCCGTTCGATAACGTCGGTGCCAGCAGACAGGAGTCATCGTGTCATGTCACGGTGCCGGAAGGCCAGGTCGAGCATCGTCACTCGACCTCGGTATGTGGCTTCAATGCTCACAAGAAACAGGAACCGTTTGCGTAGTAGGAACGCGGAAATTTGCTTGTCATATGTTTATGAATTATGATACAATGTCGTTCATGATAGGTTGGTGCTTTTTTACAACTGGTTCCCTAGATCATATTTTAATATGTATTACTGTAATATGTCAATGAAGGAATATAACAGCAGTGAATGAATCGCGGACGTTTGCTTCAGACTTAGTTGCCACAAATGAAAAATCATCCCATCGCACAGGGCAGGTTTAATTGGGGCAGGCTCTCCTAATACTTTATCCCTAAATTGGATCCCGTGGGAACATTGTGTGTGATCAGCCGGCTGGAGTCTTGCCTTTGAACTCTTGTTACAGCAAATTGTCTAACCCTGGACGCATAAATGCACGGTCTTCGAGGAGACTGtatttaattttactttGTTTGCATTTCATATACTTGCTCCGCAGTGGAGTGTCTGAAGTTTTCCGTACAAGGGTCTGTAGAATTACTGGCTTGCTTCCAGAGCTCATTCGTGTTCAAGCGGTGCTTCTGTACTATAGAACGGCATACGTGGCGGTTGGACAAAATCCCATTTTTACATAACAACCTTTGTCAGCATAGTGTAGAGCTAAAGTAAGATGAAAAGATGATCTACCATAAGCCACCGTGGTAAAAAGGCCATCAAATTATAAACCTGTTCggacagaagcagaagctcgcTAAATACCCATTTAGATTTTCTACAGACTATCTTCGGCACACCCCAAATTTCTGATGCCTGGGCATCGGATTGGAAGCGCGGATAGGACCCAGCGTTTTTCGTTTTTCGGATTTAACCGCATGGTTTCACGGGCAAATAAGCGGGTGTCTGTCGTTTACTTGACCgtttcaccatcttcaactacaATAGGAGGGGCGCGGAGGCCAACCATCGATAATGAAAGTATGTAACATCTAGCTGCACCGGTAGCCGAAAGTCGACGCCGTGAAATGCTTATAAGTGGACATCTCCCATCTGTCAGATCCAACTTCCGCTCCGTCAGAGACAATGCCTCCAGCCCTCTCAGACCTGTATGAACAGGCCAACCAGATCCAATCCGTTGATTGGTACGGAATATGGATTGCTATTTTGCTGGGCGTCTGGTTGATCGCCCGGCTGGCGCACCGGCTTGGTCGATGGACTGTCCAACGCCCGATCGCGGTCTCCCTTGGGCGGCGCATCGGCTATGAGTTGCCGTGGCTCGCCCAGACCATTGACATATCCACCGCATTCGAGGTCATTTTGGTCGGGGTGCTCCTGGGCGCCAACATTGTCCTCCTACTCGTGTCCGCCCATGGCTGGGCTGATGTCCAGCAACGCGCGGCGAAGCTCGCCGTCCTCAACCTATTGCCGCTCGGTACGGGCCTGACCTTTGGCCTCCCGGCCCATCTGCTTGGAATCAGCCGCTCTGCCGTTGCGTGGTTGCATCGCTGGTTTGGGCGGGTGATGGCCGCCCATTCCCTTCTTCAtggagccattgccatcgccaGAGCGGATAACCCGATCCCCTCGATGAGGCATGACTGGGTTCCCTTGCTGGTCAGTCACCACGCCGCccctccatgatgatgactgtAACCCGAGAGCGATACCACTAACCAGGGTTAGGCAGCTGCTGCCATTTTGATGATACTCCCTGTGACCTTGCATGTGGTCGTCCGACGGCACTGTCAGGTCGTCATGAGAATCCACTACCTTCTGGCGGTTACAGCAATGGTGGCCCTGGCGTATCATACGTGGGACCAAGGGTCAGATTCCCGCTGGCAAGTGGTTGGGGCTGGGGCCCTATGGATCGTGCTGAGTTTCGTTGCCGTCTCTCATGCAGTTTTCGTCCAACAACGTTGGAGTGCGGGACGGCCCGCCGTAAGCATACGTCCCTTTCATGATCTGCTTCGCATGGACATTACAGTGTCCCCCCATTGGCACATCCGGCCGGGGCAGTACGTATACCTCTGGTTACCTCACGCAGGATTTCGCTCGTGCTTCCAACTCCAGCCCTTCTATGTCGCTTACTGGGATGATGCGCCCGGATTGCGCATCCTGTACGTTCTGACCCGACCACGAGCCTCCAGCCTCAGTACACGACTCTACCTCTGCGAATGGCTACACCAGCGTCGACAGCCCGCACTGTTGCTGGGGCCATACGGCCGATCGATCGACTTTTCTCTGTTTGGGACGATCGTGTTTATCGTAGAGGATATTGGCATGTTGCGAGTGCTTCCCTATATCCGCATGCTCGTCCAGGCGAGCGAGGAGCGGCGGGTCATGGTACGCAAGCTGAAAATCGTGTGGCAGATGCAAGACTTTGGTATGGCTGTCTCTTGATGCACTGCCTGATACCGTAGTCACTCACAAATGCTAGAACACCAATGCTGGCTGGGCGATTGGATGCAGGACCTGTTGGACCTCGACCGCGGTGAATTTAAGGTATGTGACAACCCTCTATGGCCAGTCTTAATGCCGTCCTGACTGAGTTAGATTCTTGAATTCCGTCTGTATTACCTTACAAAGACGACATCCGTTGACCCCGGTGACGCGTTCGGAGAGCGAATCAAACTATGTCAAGGGCCACTGATGGCCGGAGAAATCGTCCAAGGTCACCTGAGCAAGCGCCGTGGGAAGCTAGCTGTCGGTGGTAGGTTTACTTCCCACCCAATCAGTTCACCCATCAACCTACAACGGCTGTGTGATGCGGGAGCTTCTGACAGATCGTGTTGGACGTGCGCCCGATGACTAATCTTGATTCACCGTAGTGTGCGCCCGCCAGTCGATTCGCCAACAGGTCCAGGATGTCGTCCAGCCTCGGACGGGGCCGGATATCAAATTCTTTGACCTCGACCTCGGGCCAGGTCATGTCAGGGAGGCTCCTTGTCGCAACAAGTACACCCCCACCGCTCCAGCCTCGAGTGATTCTTAAAAGTGGCTTGCCTCTCGCATTCTGGAAGGTCATCGACATTGAAGTGAGTTCCAGTATGCCTATGACATGACGACTCTCTTTGCGCGCAGCCAATGCCATgtggcaatggcatccatCGCTgcttttcgtcttctccctACAGTCCGATCCCTACGCGCTCAACACAGACCGTCACTGATTCTAAGTTATCTCGTCCATTGGTTGGTGAACGGTCCAATCGATTGCGGGCTCCACTCCCTTCCTCGGTAAGCCTTTGATGCTGGCACATATGTTGTGCCGCCGCGAACAGGTTCCCCAAGGATACCCTGTGAAGTCCTCCCAATGCTTACTATGACAGGTCAAAGAGCTACAGCCACTACAGTGCTCACATTGCGATCGCTTAACACTGCTCTGTTGCGGTAAGCTGATGCATGTGGCATTGCACGGGCAGTCCTCAGCGGTCATTAAGCAGCCTTGGATCATGCGATGGCGAATGCACAAGGGCACCCAACCGGAGCCGTGTCCGATCGCTGTCGGGATAGGCTACGCTGGAGCCTAGCGAGCATATACAAATTGTTTCTCTGTGTTGGGTTGCCTCGAAGACTCCATGCATCCACTGATATTGTCACAACGGCCAGAACACCCGTTAGTTGAAGGTGCGGTCCGGTGCCGACGACACTGCCTTCGGAGCAGCCCCTCTCAATTTCGAAATCCGTCGCTTGGTGATTGTGCCTTTGATCGTCGAGCAGGATCAGAAGTTCGAGCTCTATTGAACATATGCGGTATGTCGACTAGTATCAGCGTTATCCTATCGGCAAGTGGCTGACCTGGAACTTCACTGTAAGGGGCAGTCGGAGATGTCCATCGCTACTCTGCGCACGCCAATTTCCCAGCTGGTCTTCCATGGCTTACATTTTGCCCGGCTGTTTTCACAGGGAATCGCATGATTTGACCAACATTCCACCATTCTTGGCCTGCAGTCTGACCCACGATTACGATagacgaggaagaaaccTGAAGTCCCCTTTGAGGCGGAATATTCCAGTGTGACGATTCAAAACGATCTAAGGCGTACTCGCGCTACAGGCAATACCCCAGTACCGCGTCCACGGCCTTGTCACGCAAAAACCTTCCTCACAAGTATCATATCTATTTCAACAGCGTATCTTTTGACACTGTAAAATCCCCAaggctgcagctgctcaatGAGAGGCTATcacaggaagaagatccaggagAGACACCGTCCGTGAAACAGTCATGTTGTCCACAGACCACACCTCCAAGAAAAGGCGAAGATACGCCTGATATGGGGATGACCAACTTGCAGTGCAGCGATGATACATTTCCCTGCGATTACGGGGCTCTGGCGTTTGACTGTTACTTGTCTTCTTATGAGGTCCCCGAGTTCTGGACCTAGAATGGGCCCAGCATCCTGTCTCCGCTTACACATCCCAAAGGCATAATAGGGATGTCTTTTGACACGCCTCTGTCATGCTGTTGACTCCCATTGATTTGTTGATAGTGCACCTTACGGTCGTCCAAAAACACACGTTGGAATCAGTCACCGTCTCTCCATTCTTCCTTCCGCGCGTGAAGTGCGACCTCGACAACCTCGGACATTGTCGCAAGCAGATCTGGGAAGACTTACGTCCATACAAGCGGATCGTTGATCACGCGGATTATTGACTTCGGATGTTTATGTGGCCAAGAGACGAGCCGGATCCCAATACTCTCGGCAGATTGTGAGTGTTTCCCGGGACAAACCTGATGCATGCTAGAAAAATCCTAAACTCAGTGCGATTTGTTGAAAACACCTCACGCGGGTTTCCGTATGGAGAGCATACTGGCTTCTCATTTAGCATGTGATAAGAGGTCGGAGGACCGAATTGAGATAGCCTGTATTGTTTCATtggttctttgttttctggCTCTAAGGTATCTCTTTCGCTTCCATCCACAAACCTATCCGTCTACCGACGGACCGAGAACCCAACTCAGGAAATCCAGCCCAACTTGTTCTGGGTTGCGGTCAGGAAAATTAAGACCTGACTGCACCTAGTTTGACCAGTCCCTAGTCGGTCACCGTTGAGTGCCACAAGGATCGACGAAGATACACTCGGGCCCTGGTCTGCCCATGCCTAGAACCGTGGCCTTAATTCAACTTCGGGCTTGTGTTGGGTGGACCGTTTTGCGCAGGGCTGGAGCGTGGTGTCACCTTGCTTCTAACTCAATGAGACAGCCAATCTTCATAAAGCATCATTTGCATTCTAGGTTGGGGCCTCTCATTTTTGGCGTACACGCACACTTTCACCGAAATGTCATTCCTCCTAGCGTCACTCAAATCCCCAGCTAACAATGAAAACCCACCTGCCACGACTGAACGAGCTCCAGAAACACTGACATCGGCAGAAAAGAAGCCACATTCAGGTATCATGCCAGATGTCTCACACCCCACGGAATGGTCTCCGCCCGACGACAGGAGACCGAACCTCCAGGCTGTCTTGGATGAGAGTATGTTAACCGACCAAAACGGCGAGGTGAGACATTTAGGCCATGGGAGGTCGACAGCGCGGTCACAATCGAGCTTCATGAGACCTTTATCCCTCCTTCATAGGCGGGGGTGTTAGAGTAGCCGTTGTTGTATAACAGCATCAAAAGCTCCTTTCAggtctagtagtagtaggaaggCTACCTTCTTTTGTCCGAAGGCCTTCTCTGTTTTATGGACAATAGTTTGGACCAGATCAATTGCAGGGCGGCCAGGGAGCGCGCCAAAATGACAGGGTGCTAGCAGCCAGCTTGGATTGCCCGTAGGGCCAAGCGTCTGGCTAGGAAGCGTTCAAGGCCCTTTGCCTAGGGTAGAAAGCAGGCTAATCGGCCTCCACGCCCCGGATACTGTACCATCCGATAGATAAGCATCCATCGCTTCACAATGACGCCAAGTAACGTGACCACGCGTTTGCGCACACCATATTTTCTCCTGTTCCTCCCAACTAGTTGTACATTGTCACCATTATATACATTGTTTCAGAAGGGTAACCTCCCAACTGCCTACTGAAGGGTCTAACATGTTCAactaaaaaggaaaaaaaaaaaaaaaaaaaaaaaaaaaaaacaaaacccCGTCCTCGCGCGTAGCGGCTATGCACCCAGCAGATCCAGCATGCATATTCAGCTTGTGCCGTGCCCGTTGGCGCCGACACACGATACTCCAGGCTTTACACCATGTCAGGTGGACGACATACTGGATCAGGGCGTTTGGCAGACGCTTCAGGTACACTGTCCACAGGCTTATTTGTTCTCCGACCGCGAGCATGCTTGTCAGGCTCCTGCAGTGGCAGGACATccgggtgatggtggtggcgcAGTCGATCCAGGGCGCTCCTAaagtcatccaagatgaaggTGTCGCTCAGGCACTTGAATACAAACGCCAGCTGCCGCAGGGTTAGCatgctcatcttcgtcccGTCAGTGGCGGCCATTTACCTTCCAAAACGGCTCCATGCCCGGGGGGTAACCTAGGCGATTCTCGACCCGGATCGCACACAGGTCCACAATCGCAAATACAATGGAGATCACCATGAACAAGAGCATGACGCCGAAACGTGGGCTGATGCGGATCAACTGCATCAGAGAACACCCATACCCACGCTGGATGATGTACAGGAAAAAGCAGGTGGTGAATATCCACCAAGGGTCCCTAGATCTGGATCAGCAACGTGGGGTGTGGGGGAGAATCGCGTTCGGACACCGCACCGGAACAGCGGCTCGAGTGGCCGAGTGGTGGTATATAAGGCCTGGCCCCGATTGAAAAAGGTAAAGTTGGCGTAGATCTCGATAACCCAGTACGGCTGGGCTGCCAGCAGTGATACAGTCGCGTTCTccagggggggaagaagccgCGGATCTTCATCCATGCAATCATGTTATGGAGGCAATGCGAAATTGTAAGACCCACGGCCGTGACCGAGAGAAACCAGCCATACGCAGGCAcatggagaaagatgaacgtTCCGTGCCCGAGGGCCAGGGCGAGCTAAGCGTCCATATCGGCAGGGAATAGTGCACCATTTGCCCCAACCAGGGAGTGCAACCTACCTCTGCTACGATGAGTTTTTGCAGAAGTACCTCTTTCTTCATGTTGGCCGCGGTGATGGCGATCGTGAGAATGAGGCAGCCCACCAGCAATCCTAGTCCCCATGCCTCCACGACAAGAATGCCCGTGTCTCTAGAACGCTCGCCAGCAGTCGGCGTCATGGTTTCACTCTCATCTCACTGTATCGACGGCAAGTTGAGAGAGAGGGCTGCTGCATGGAAGACGTGGTGGTCTTTAGTCCATCGGGTGTGATTGAGCAAAGCGTTCGCCGCCCGGCATGGTCAACTGCCGTGGGAGACGGAAAGTAGGAGGAAAACCGAGCGACTGTGACTGTAACCAGCAAAGGATCGACAAGGGGCTAACCAGGGCCTTTCACTCGTCCGACGCTATCTCCAACGGTAGGTCATCCACCGGAATATCAGCCGCGCCCTGCGTGCGGCTTCTTTCGGCACTCCGGACGGGGAGTTGATGCTGTAACCCGTATAGTATCATCCGGCATTACCGTTGATGGATTAGGCCGAGACCACTCGATCCTCCAATGTCCCCTCCTTACCAGCTAAATGTCGGCCTGAAAGGACCGCAGCGGAAAGGAGGAATACACTTCACGTCTATCAACTTTTAGCGGGATAGGAGATAAGAAACGGGAGGAAAGGGCACAACGACCACTGACCTTGTTCCCTTTCAGGGAAGCTCAATTGTACCCAACGGTATTTTTGGCTTACGGAAAAAAGAATTCTTTCTATCCAAGTGACATCCTCCGCTCAACGACTGCATGACGAACTGGGCTAGCCGAACAAGTAATTACTGACATCCGCAGGATCGACATCAACGGTCCGTAATCCGCAAGATTGCCAGGACTGTTACAAGTTCAAATACCCAAATCATGGTGGTGTTAGCCTTTCACAGGGTTTCGCAGCCAACCGGTCCTTCCGGTGGTTTCCTGGTGCcaggtgctgctgctcatcTCCCACTTGTTGGTTTTGTCAGCCAACgagcttcccttcccttcagcATTGGAACCGAACATGCATCgtatcttcctctccctatTTGCCCGTTTAACCACTTGCCTTTCCCTTTGGCGCATCTGCCTAACGCGCAACAACCAATACTATTCACGCATGAGCAATATCACATCGCTACTATAATTGTAGCTTACGCATGTGGGATTGGCGTACCAATTGTTACTTGCCCGGTTCTCACCTCGAGCTAGACTGTTTCGAATTACCAATAATTTGAGGGCAGCTCTGGTTATCACATAACGCAGCGGGAATTGCGGTGATCTAGGACCCGTTTGGTCTGTTTGCTTGGGTCTTTAATGCATCCTTACCGAGTCGCTACcttgttccttcttctcaagTATGTGGCATTAATCCTACTGATTTGTCTAATCGTCAGATTTCTACATACAACAGGGGCATCTTTTGAACGTCCCACACACCTATTTTAAGCTCATTAGCTTTTAGTTGACTTGTTCTTGTACTTCCCTTGCTCATCCGTCATGCTTACGTCGCGACAAAAGGAAATTAGAATCAATGATCTTCTTAACTCCGCCCCTGCTAAAGTACCGGATGGAGATAATTTTTGCGATGATACATGGTCAGACGCTCGCAGTGAAAAGCTTTGTAACCTTGCGCTGAATAGCAATAGGCCCCCGAGTGGCTTCCCTGGCAACATCCCAAGACATAGTGCAACCACATACGAGAATCAGCGGGAGTCGGGAGGGGTGAGAAAGCGTATCACCAAGGCTTATGGTTGCCCCATGATAGGATGCTCAGGAGTATATCCAACCTACGCCAAGCTAATGAATCATTTTCGGAAAGTGCATCTCACGGGTGCAACTGAGGGTGGTCAAAGTCGTCCTAAGGTACAAAATTACCATCACCGTAATCCCGACAAtcaaccagcagcaaccaacAGCTGCAAAAGCCAACGAACGGCATTGTGACCGGGTTAGTTGGTCCGTGATTGATTGGTGCATCATCATTACTTTGAATTGTACTGATCTCTTTTGCCAAAATTCACTTAGGAAAGAAAGCAGCGTCTTCGATAAGAGCTACTCTCCTGCCTTCTGAATCTGCCGTACCTTTCAGCGACAGCAGGTAAGAAAGCTGAAAggtaggaaagaaaacaagaggcTACTTCTGCATATTGCACAGAGATGAGCAAACTGGTCCAGAAGTGGGCTCTTGGTCTGTATCATCTAACGAAGAAAGTTCAAGAAGCGTGCATGTATAACAAGTACTGGTGATCGAAGGGAAATAGATATTTACGCAGAGACAAGGAATAGAAATCGGGATATGGAGCGTCCCGGTCATAAAGCTCGAAACAAAGAGTGGCTCTTATGTTCACCCCGATATTGGGAGAATAGGGTGCGACCAGTGAACATGGCAAATGTGCATCCAAGAAAGCAATCGCTGACATATATAGTTGTCAATGTCACGCGGGGCGTGAGACAAACAAAACATTGGGGAAGTCAAGATGGCATAGCCTATACGTTCCAATTGAGGTTCCGTGCGATATACCTGTCAAATCGGTCACGCTCCCTGGATAGAATTCCGAAACAACTAACTCAGAAGCTTTGTCAGTTGCATGACTGCTGACTCCAACTTATCCTTGGTAAATTCGCACGTCTTTAGACTGCCCTTCAAGAATCGGTTTCAACCTGAGGAATCGGTCCCAACTTGGAACCTTCTAATGTTCCTGGACCGTGTTCCGCGGCGAGGAGCACTCGGTCGGCGCCAGTTCGATTGCCTTCCCTATCAGACATGTATCCCGGTAAGAAAATGTTGACGTGAAGTTTGAAAAGAgacgggaagaggaaaggcggATCAGTTAGGCTGTCCAAGTGGTATTGGATAAGCCTCGGAAGACGTTTCAGACTCTCATAACTTGGGTATAGACCATGAAAGGCTACGAGGACCAGCCGAACAAAGGGCGAAGGCTTCGCGTAATAGAACCTCCGTGAGGGGCCATCCCAGAAATTTCATCGGTCCTGGAACCTTGGTCTTAAGGTTCTGTTCGTCCCATCCCCCTCTATACCTTGCATTCTGTGAAGCGGTTGAGTGCGAACTCTCGAGGTGGATATTTGGATCGCGTTTCGCGGTTAACCTCCGACGACTCAATCGTGAACTTGGCGAGAGGGTCATATTGGGATACGGACTGAATAGAAAGTTCCTGTTCACTCATTCCCATTTTAAAGATGTAACCGACTATGGTCACACAGTGTGGGTATAGCGATCCCAAAATCATAGGGCAGGCAATTGTTCCCCAgcgggggtgaaggtggaggaggaggaggaggatgtgaaAGCGTAAATACTTGTACGTGGTCttgaaaggagaagaagatgggtcTTAACTTGACGGGGCATAACAGTCGGGACAGGTCCTACCGTCTCGGTGAGTATACGGTCGACAATTGGCAGCGTAAACTCACTGTGACTGAGAGCGGAGTCCGGTCGTCACTGCAGAAGTTGTAGGCCATGCTCGAAATCTGGAGCGGGAGCAACGAAAGGATGCAGGATCCGCTAAATCACGGTGCGCACTTGCGCAAGGCTGGCGTATTATATGCACCGTGGAGTCGAGAGCCAAGGCATGATCCTCTCGCGAGGAGTTCGCAGGGGTTGGCGAAACACAGGACACCGGAACATATTATCGACATAGCGCACAGGGAAACAAACGTGAATGAGGCCTAGGTCATGGAAGGCTCAAAATTACCTGTAGGCGAGCTCCTTCCCGGCTCTTCATGGGTGGAATCCTCCTGGCCGGTTGTGATACGCTTCCCCCAGTGGCTGTTCCGTTCTTGGACATCTCCACCTGCATCGCTAATTTCGAAGAGCCGTGATCTGATACGAATCTGTAAGCATACCACGTTAAGCTATTCCGGAAACGAACAAGGCAAAAATAAGAGCCCTGCACAAACGCCGCCTCCAGATCGAGGTAGCCAAAGTTGGGTTGGATGAAAGCGTCCAACCAAATGGGCGGAAAAGGCCTCACCCCACTACCAAATCATGGTAAACGCAGGCGTGTACGAGGGCGCAGTGAACAATGAGCGTCTGGACTAGATGCGAGAATAGATGAGATCTACAAAATACTTACGTGCTACATTTCAAGTTCACGGCTGCTATATCCTGGAAATTCATGCCTACTGTTCAAACTTAGTCCAAGTAGTCATGCCTGAATGACGCACACACCTTGAAGGCGTCTATGACAACATGAACGAGGTCCCGAACCCCTGGATCGGATGGGAAATGTCCGTTGCCACAGAGTAACAATTCTCGCTGAGACCTAATGGTCCTCCTTGGAACCTTTGACAGGTCAGTAGATACGTTCAGATCCTCTGGGCAACATACTATATTCTAGCATTTGTTTTTCCAGTTCGCGGCGCTGCTTCTCTAGTTGCAGAAAGATATGTCAGGCCTTTTTGACCTCGTCGAAATAGGTTTCATGCACCTGAGAGAATATTAGCCGCAAGTAGCCTTAGATTATCTGGGCAAGCTCACGACTGCTCCAACTTGGTGATTCTTTTCGCAGCAGAAGCATAGAGTCTTCGGTCCCTGGGTGAGCCGAATACTTCGATGGCCAAACACTACAGCCCAACGTCTCGATAGCATTCACGGCAGAGAAACAAAAGCTTGGTGGCAGTGGGGTTCCTAGCCCCAGCCAAGGGCGCATCGGACGGAGTAGCCATGGAGTAGGGCAGATGCCAACGCAGGATCCAGAGAAAAACGGCTATTGAAGGGCGCCAAGGTTATCGTGTCAGCGTCTGAGAAGGAACTCCACCCATTATATGTTATAAAGCAGGTATATTAAATAACGAAAACGCGCAAGGCGCCAGGGGGGGACAAACTTACCACGGACTATCCGTACGGCAACACTTGCTGTCTGAGCGTCGTTGGAAGCGATTAGTCGAGCGAGGCAAGAATACTGAGAGGCGGGTCTGTCTGCTGGGTGGTCTAGAACGTTAATATGGGTGTAGATGTATCCTGGAGCACCAGCCAGTCTGGTAAGTCGTCTCTTGGAATAGAATCGAGTCTGCGGTAGCATGGCACCTACATCACCACAGAGACACAGAAATGACTACACGGAGGTGGCGTTCACGCATGCAGATAGAATGATTATCATTATCCCATGCATAATGCCGGCCATTGGGCTAGATGATACGTGTAGAGTGGTGGTCGGCTGCATTCATTCCCCACTACCAGATTACGGTAAACCATAAGGTGCTTGCCAGGAGGTGCAGCTCGCGCCATCCGTGGTCGAAAGAGCAAGCAAGTACTTCCGAGCTCCACTTGATGCATATTGACTTAGAACCACGgttcatcttggatgattgCGCTATGGAAGACTCTCAGCTCACGAAGGAGTCGTGCGCGACATCTACATAGCGAGGATCCTGTCTACATCTGCCTACTCTCTGCCAATCTGCACCACGTCGGTAAGCAAGGCTCACCAACGTCCTACCTGGCCACACTCACTCCCGCGATGTCTCTAAGTGGGTTTCGGAGATAGTACATCATTAAGGAAAACTTACTGATGTAAGAAATAGACTAGCATCCGTCGCTCTGTTGGCCTCAGCTAATGCTATCCTTCTTAGGTTGTTGTACGACGGGAACGACCACATTTACCAAGCTGATACCTTTTCCGCGGACGTTTTACGCCTTTACACCCTAGATGCTGACCACTTGAGGTATTCAATcccagcagaagagcttGACGAACGGGGGACGATAGAAGAGGGTCCTCCGGCCGAAATCTGCTTGGAGGAGATCCTGAGGCATTCGAAAAGGGATCGGGATGCAGCTCTGTCTGTGTCTTCTCAACTGAACCGCCGAGGCAGCAGAGATCATATTAGGATTTCTCCT harbors:
- a CDS encoding ferric reductase family protein (COG:S;~EggNog:ENOG410Q1BA;~InterPro:IPR039261;~TransMembrane:7 (o20-38i77-98o110-130i142-161o173-193i200-219o231-252i)) produces the protein MPPALSDLYEQANQIQSVDWYGIWIAILLGVWLIARLAHRLGRWTVQRPIAVSLGRRIGYELPWLAQTIDISTAFEVILVGVLLGANIVLLLVSAHGWADVQQRAAKLAVLNLLPLGTGLTFGLPAHLLGISRSAVAWLHRWFGRVMAAHSLLHGAIAIARADNPIPSMRHDWVPLLAAAAILMILPVTLHVVVRRHCQVVMRIHYLLAVTAMVALAYHTWDQGSDSRWQVVGAGALWIVLSFVAVSHAVFVQQRWSAGRPAVSIRPFHDLLRMDITVSPHWHIRPGQYVYLWLPHAGFRSCFQLQPFYVAYWDDAPGLRILYVLTRPRASSLSTRLYLCEWLHQRRQPALLLGPYGRSIDFSLFGTIVFIVEDIGMLRVLPYIRMLVQASEERRVMVRKLKIVWQMQDFEHQCWLGDWMQDLLDLDRGEFKILEFRLYYLTKTTSVDPGDAFGERIKLCQGPLMAGEIVQGHLSKRRGKLAVGVCARQSIRQQVQDVVQPRTGPDIKFFDLDLGPGHVREAPCRNKYTPTAPASSDS
- a CDS encoding uncharacterized protein (COG:S;~EggNog:ENOG410PGXJ;~TransMembrane:3 (o57-75i87-110o122-142i)), encoding MDEDPRLLPPLENATVSLLAAQPYWVIEIYANFTFFNRGQALYTTTRPLEPLFRDPWWIFTTCFFLYIIQRGYGCSLMQLIRISPRFGVMLLFMVISIVFAIVDLCAIRVENRLGYPPGMEPFWKLAFVFKCLSDTFILDDFRSALDRLRHHHHPDVLPLQEPDKHARGRRTNKPVDSVPEASAKRPDPVCRPPDMV
- a CDS encoding uncharacterized protein (InterPro:IPR013087), which encodes MLTSRQKEIRINDLLNSAPAKVPDGDNFCDDTWPPSGFPGNIPRHSATTYENQRESGGVRKRITKAYGCPMIGCSGVYPTYAKLMNHFRKVHLTGATEGGQSRPKVQNYHHRNPDNQPAATNSCKSQRTAL